The Deltaproteobacteria bacterium DNA segment TTTTGATAAACCGGATGACGAGGTCACGAAGTCGGTGCTTCGGGAAATGGATTCGGTCTGGGCCGGGTTTTCCAATGAAGTGATCTTTTCCAGAGTCTACCGCTGGCCCTTCGGCGGGGTGCAGCTCCCGCCTGGGACCCTCGCCCGGCAACCGAGAATGCGGAAAGAACTGGGAGCCCTGGATCCCAATTGGGCCTTCGCCGGCGACGGCCTATACCGGGCCAGCATGGAGGTGAGTCTCCGGACCGGGTTCGAGGCGGCTGAACGGATTTTGGGGACTCCTGGCGCGGCCTGATCAACCAGACCAACGAAATAGACCAAAATGATTCCTTCTGAAGTTTTGGAGTGGGGGTTTGTTATTTTATCGGTCTTCTTCCAACTGGAAATGGGGCAAAGCCAGGTTCCAATACAGCGCCGCCAGGCGAATCAACAGGGCGCTCAGGAAGGCCGCAGAAATATTTAAGGGATCGGGAAACTTAAAATAAGACAGCAGCGCCAACAGGGCCGCACCGCAGAGACTGGCGGAAGCATAGATTTCCCGGCGAAGGATCAAGGGGACCTCACCGGAGAGCAGGTCCCGGATGATGCCGCCCACTACGCCGGTGGTCATGCCCATGATGATGGCAATACTGTATTCATGGGTTGCCTGAAAGCCTTTGCGAAAGCCGATCACCGTGAAAACAGCCAGGCCGACCGCATCGGCATACATCAGGACGTTCTCCGGCAACCGGAGGCGCTGGGCTAACAAAAAGGTGCCGAAGGCGGCAATCGAGGCGATGGCCAGATAATTCGTGTTGGCGACCCAAAAAACCGGATGGGCCCCGAGGACCACGTCCCGCAAGGTGCCGCCTCCCAGGGCGGTCACACAGCCGAGCACCACCACCCCGAAGATGTCCATCCGCTTCCTGCCGGCAGCCAGGGCGCCGGTGATGGCGAAGACCACCGTTCCGAACAGGTCAAACCAGTGTATCAAAAAATCCACGTTCCCACCCCGCCTGAATTTTATCGATCTTTCTTCGGGAACTCATCCATCACCTCGATCAAAACCCCGTGGGCAAATTGCGGGGTAATCCAGACCCAGCGCACATCGGGATTATTCACATCGAAATTAAACTGCTCCCCGTGCAGGGCGACCTTTTCCTGCTTCAGCCTGCGGAAGGTATCCTCCAGGTGGGTCGAGGTAAAGGCAATGTGATGAAGCCCTTCGCCGTGGGTCTCCAGACGCTTATACAGCGGCGACCCCGCCTCCAGGGGCTGAAGGAGCTGAATATCGCAGCCGCCCCGATCCGCCTTGAAAAATGCCGTAAAATAGCGGTCTTCCCCGGCGTAACATTCCTCTTTGGCAACCGGCTGATTCAGCAGGGCGGGAGAAACCACCCCCAGAATACGGGTATAATGTTCGATGGCCTGATCGATGTCTTTGACCAACAGACAAATATGGGCCAATCTCTGTCTCACGGGATTTTCCATACCGGGTCTCCTTTCAGAAATTAAAACGTCCCCTCACCCGCGTCTTTCCGGCCGGGGCTTCCTATGATTTCATATTATCATATTCTGTTCCATTTATCTCTTTCCATTTTAACCCGGCGCCGGATTGATCCTATACTCATCAGGTCTTAACCCACAACCGGCCTGCGGCCGGAGGGGCGGTTTGCTTTGGCCACGAGAAAAAGGAGGAAAAATGGAGAAGGAAAAACTGACCCGGACCGTAAAAATTTAGTCCTCCACTCGGGGGCGGTGGCCGTCGGGATCGCCGCCAGGCAAACCCTGGAAGGCGGGCCGCCCTCCGCGGACCTGACCTATGTCCTTCCGGAGG contains these protein-coding regions:
- a CDS encoding trimeric intracellular cation channel family protein; its protein translation is MDFLIHWFDLFGTVVFAITGALAAGRKRMDIFGVVVLGCVTALGGGTLRDVVLGAHPVFWVANTNYLAIASIAAFGTFLLAQRLRLPENVLMYADAVGLAVFTVIGFRKGFQATHEYSIAIIMGMTTGVVGGIIRDLLSGEVPLILRREIYASASLCGAALLALLSYFKFPDPLNISAAFLSALLIRLAALYWNLALPHFQLEEDR
- a CDS encoding VOC family protein gives rise to the protein MENPVRQRLAHICLLVKDIDQAIEHYTRILGVVSPALLNQPVAKEECYAGEDRYFTAFFKADRGGCDIQLLQPLEAGSPLYKRLETHGEGLHHIAFTSTHLEDTFRRLKQEKVALHGEQFNFDVNNPDVRWVWITPQFAHGVLIEVMDEFPKKDR